A window from Citrus sinensis cultivar Valencia sweet orange chromosome 5, DVS_A1.0, whole genome shotgun sequence encodes these proteins:
- the LOC102617081 gene encoding uncharacterized membrane protein At1g16860-like: MPFSSYLSKFPLYLPRLVPHGQLVKITGLASCGSVSLESSYEKATRCIYTSTLLHENRRLGLKPVNINKSCCQWSLAYCEVLQTFMLGVRWLDALRFVEIFLNFS; encoded by the exons ATGCCATTCTCGAGCTATCTCTCAAAATTTCCTCTTTATCTCCCACGCCTCGTACCTCATGGCCAACTTGTTAAGATTACTGGG TTAGCATCATGTGGGAGTGTCTCCCTGGAATCTTCATATGAAAAGGCTACCCGATGTATCTATACGTCAACTCTTTTGCATGAAAACAGAAGATTGGGTCTCAAGCCTGTGAACATTAACAAATCTTGCTGTCAGTGGAGTCTAGCATATTGCGAG GTTTTGCAGACCTTCATGCTCGGAGTAAGATGGCTGGATGCCTTGcgttttgttgaaatttttttgaacttttcTTGA
- the LOC102630212 gene encoding RNA demethylase ALKBH9B-like, whose amino-acid sequence MSKDVTRNPTNSGAGDGNGKVRKKLLETLEQQDLLEVLSEGFCKQCACLLETRIFNLIHDKLDHMSLSSDSAEVLSSEHSSASGAPPQNDSESMRKRPDQRDTILCLSPFLPNDRLSGVSSTADRGLSEEQNEQIRFSNVGRKKDFVYIERIDGKAINVLRGLELNTKVFNTEEQKEIVESVYKLQQMGQKGQLRERTYSEPRKWMRGKGRVTMQFGCCYNYSADKDGNPPGIIRDEEVDPLPPMFKQMIKRMVRWHILPPTCIPNSCIVNIYDEGDCIPPHIDHHDFLRPFCTVSFLTECNILFGSSLKIVGPGEFSGPISIPLPVGSVLILNGNGADVAKHCVPAVPTKRISITFRKMDDSKLPYKFSPDPELMGIKAMVNSPSNKSPIEQNNRQKPLASYSPTTKSAFQQKNQNRNNKVPSGNTETPSRLKNNSFIIENDDFPPLGSSNSGNRARFTRAGSRQL is encoded by the exons ATGAGCAAAGACGTGACTAGAAACCCCACAAACTCCGGCGCCGGCGACGGCAACGGCAAGGTCCGCAAGAAGTTGCTGGAAACGTTAGAACAGCAAGACTTACTAGAGGTTCTATCAGAAGGGTTTTGCAAGCAATGTGCCTGTCTTTTGGAGACTCGCATTTTTAATCTCATCCATG ATAAATTGGATCACATGTCGTTGTCGAGTGATAGCGCTGAGGTGTTGTCGTCTGAGCACTCCTCGGCATCAGGTGCTCCACCGCAGAATGATTCAGAATCTATGAGAAAGAGGCCCGATCAGCGAGACACGATATTGTGCCTATCCCCATTTTTGCCGAATGATAGGCTCAGTGGAGTTTCCTCCACAGCTGACCGTGGATTGTCCGAGGAGCAAAATGAGCAGATCAGGTTTTCCAATGTTGGCAGGAAAAAGGACTTTGTTTATATTGAGAGGATTGACGGGAAAGCAATAAATGTGTTGCGAGGTCTTGAGCTGAACACCAAGGTTTTTAATACTGAAGAGCAGAAGGAAATTGTTGAATCTGTCTACAAACTGCAACAAATGGGCCAAAAGGGGCAGCTTAGAG AACGGACGTATTCAGAACCTAGAAAATGGATGCGTGGTAAAGGACGCGTCACGATGCAATTTGGCTGCTGCTACAACTATTCTGCG GACAAAGATGGAAACCCTCCTGGCATTATTAGAGATGAAGAAGTTGATCCTCTGCCCCCGATGTTCAAGCAAATGATCAAGAGAATGGTCAGGTGGCACATTTTGCCTCCAACATGCATCCCCAACAGCTGTATTGTGAATATATATGATGAAGGAGATTGCATTCCTCCTCACATCGACCATCATGATTTTCTTCGGCCATTTTGCACTGTCTCGTTTTTGACAGAGTGCAATATACTTTTTGGTTCAAGTTTGAAGATTGTGGGTCCAGGAGAGTTCTCGGGGCCTATCTCTATCCCTTTGCCAGTTGG ATCTGTGCTCATTCTAAATGGTAATGGAGCTGATGTTGCTAAGCACTGTGTTCCAGCAGTCCCAACAAAAAG GATTTCTATTACTTTCCGGAAAATGGACGACAGCAAATTACCGTACAAGTTTTCACCTGACCCTGAGCTAATGGGAATCAAGGCAATGGTTAATTCTCCCTCAAACAAATCACCAATTGAACAAAACAATCGTCAAAAGCCTCTTGCTTCTTATTCTCCTACCACTAAATCAGCATTCCAGCAGAAGAACCAGAACCGTAATAATAAAGTTCCTTCTGGTAATACCGAAACTCCAAGTCGATTGAAGAACAATTCATTCATCATTGAGAATGATGATTTTCCTCCACTGGGTAGCTCAAATTCTGGGAACCGAGCCAGGTTCACTAGAGCAGGATCGAGGCAGCTGTGA
- the LOC102629919 gene encoding phosphatidylinositol 4-phosphate 5-kinase 8, with product MSNLLIMEDTGRLKKSFTNGDIYVGNFEGELPHGKGKYIWLDGTVYEGDWEEGKMTGKGYIVWPSGAKSEGDFSGGYLHGFGTFTGHDGSVYRGNWRMNIRHGLGRKEYPNSDIYDGSWKEGVHEGSGRYSWNSGNIYIGSWKDGKMSGRGVMKWMNGDIYDGSWLNGYRHGSGVYMFADGGHYSGTWSKGLKDGKGKFYPAGSKHPSLRRMCSNLGYDDNTKGLPSQGSSINSEGSETSKPRVKRSLSERISVGGLLRSSGRISHRTSSLDGNWSQRHPSVESISNDFSSKLLHDSDESQSDMPDGSPVVYEREYMQGVLMKETVRNYTEQTRKGKPRNKHSVKEVKKKSCVDIFEGHRSYYLMLNLQLGIRYTVGKITPVPMREVRSSDFGDRARIRMYFPRKGSQFTPPHNSIDFSWKDYCPMVFRNLREMFKLDAAEYMMSICGDDGLRERSSPGKSGSIFYLSHDDRFFIKTLKKTELKVLLRMLHEYYIHVKKHENTLITKFFGLHRITLRGGRKVRFVVMGNMFCTELRIHRSYDLKGSTVGRCTDKDKIKENTTLKDLDLSFEFQMDKLLREYLFKQISIDCEFLESQQIIDYSLLLGLHFRAPEHLKALLELPTTATNSDSLPRTDGIIGSQGEIIIPPKGLLLVTHEPSFVSTAPGPHIRGSTLRAFSVGDKEVDLLIPGTGRFKVQLGVNMPAQANHKLLDNECDSNEVELFEVYDVVLYMGIIDILQEYNVKKKIEHAFKSLQFDPQLISAVEPKFYASRFINFLKKKFPQQP from the exons ATGTCTAATTTACTAATCATGGAGGACACTGGAAG GCTTAAAAAGTCCTTCACAAATGGAGACATCTATGTTGGTAATTTTGAGGGAGAACTGCCTCATGGAAAGGGAAAATATATATGGCTAGATGGAACAGTCTATGAAGGTGATTGGGAAGAAGGGAAAATGACAGGAAAAGGATATATAGTCTGGCCTTCAGGAGCAAAATCCGAGGGTGATTTCTCTGGAGGTTATCTTCATGGTTTTGGCACCTTCACTGGACATGATGGATCTGTTTACAGAGGGAACTGGAGGATGAATATCCGGCATGGACTTGGAAGAAAGGAGTATCCTAATTCAGACATTTATGATGGCTCATGGAAGGAAGGAGTCCATGAGGGTAGTGGTCGGTATTCTTGGAATAgtggaaatatatatattgggaGCTGGAAAGATGGGAAAATGAGTGGTAGAGGGGTTATGAAATGGATGAATGGTGATATATATGATGGCTCTTGGCTAAATGGTTACAGACATGGGTCTGGAGTTTATATGTTTGCTGATGGGGGACATTATTCTGGAACATGGAGTAAGGGCCTGAAGGatggaaaaggaaaattttatcCTGCAGGAAGTAAACATCCATCTCTGAGGAGAATGTGTAGCAATCTAGGATATGATGACAATACAAAAGGATTGCCATCTCAAGGTTCTTCGATAAATTCAGAGGGAAGTGAGACCTCAAAGCCAAGAGTTAAACGTAGTCTGTCTGAGAGGATTTCAGTGGGGGGGCTCTTAAGAAGTTCTGGTCGAATATCACACAGAACATCATCATTGGATGGAAATTGGAGCCAACGCCATCCTTCTGTAGAGTCCATAAGTAATGACTTCTCATCCAAGTTGTTGCACGATTCAGATGAAAGTCAAAGTGACATGCCGGATGGGAGCCCTGTAGTTTATGAGAGAGAATACATGCAGGGAGTGCTGATGAAAGAGACAGTTAGGAATTATACAGAGCAAACACGGAAAGGAAAACCACGAAATAAGCATTCAGTGAAAGAAGTGAAAAAGAAGTCATGTGTGGACATCTTTGAAGGCCATCGAAGCTATTATCTTATGCTTAACTTGCAGCTTGGTATCAG GTATACTGTTGGCAAAATCACGCCAGTGCCTATGCGAGAAGTTCGATCCTCAGATTTTGGAGATCGAGCTAGAATAAGGATGTATTTTCCTAGAAAGGGTTCTCAGTTCACGCCTCCTCACAATTCCATTGATTTCAGTTGGAAAGATTATTGTCCGATGGTCTTCAG GAATTTGAGGGAGATGTTTAAACTAGATGCAGCGGAGTATATGATGTCCATTTGTGGTGATGATGGTCTAAGGGAGCGTTCTTCCCCTGGGAAAAGTGGCAGCATCTTCTATCTTTCTCATGAtgatagatttttcattaagacattaaaaaaaactgaatTGAAG GTCTTACTCAGAATGCTACATGAGTATTACATTCATGTGAAGAAACATGAAAATACACTCATAACCAAATTTTTTGGACTCCACCGGATAACATTACGGGGAGGAAGAAAG GTGCGGTTTGTGGTCATGGGGAATATGTTTTGTACAGAATTACGAATTCACCGCTCGTATGATCTAAAGGGATCAACAGTAGGAAGATGTACAGACAAAGATAAAATCAAGGAAAATACCACATTGAAGGATCTTGATCTATCCTTTGAGTTTCAAATGGACAAGTTGTTACGGGAGTACCTTTTTAA ACAAATTTCAATAGACTGCGAGTTCTTGGAATCTCAACAAATTATTGATTATAGCCTGCTGTTGGGATTACATTTTAGAGCCCCTGAGCATCTGAAGGCCTTACTAGAACTTCCAACTACAGCAACCAACTCTGACAGTTTACCTCGTACTGATg GTATAATTGGCTCACAAGGGGAGATCATTATTCCTCCAAAAGGTCTGCTCCTTGTAACTCATGAACCTAGCTTCGTCAGCACTGCACCGGGGCCTCACATCAGAGGAAGTACATTGAGAGCGTTCTCTGTCGGTGACAAGGAAGTTGATCTCTTGATCCCAGGCACCGGAAG GTTTAAGGTGCAGCTAGGAGTAAACATGCCAGCACAGGCTAACCACAAACTTCTCGATAACGAGTGTGACTCGAACGAAGTTGAGCTTTTCGAGGTCTATGATGTAGTTCTCTACATGGGCATAATTGATATACTGCAGGAATACaatgtgaaaaagaaaatagagcaTGCATTCAAATCGTTGCAATTTGATCCTCAGTTAATATCTGCTGTTGAACCGAAATTCTATGCCTCACGTTTCATCAActtcttgaagaaaaaattcCCACAGCAACCATAA
- the LOC102629255 gene encoding uncharacterized protein At1g10890 gives MPRDLSRSRSRSPSYRRRHSPSPRYSRRSRRERSRSPYSYSRKKSRSISPRRRKGRSPSPRRHKSRSPTPRRYKRQRSRSSSLSAAHKSSSPSLGSLERKNASEKLRKEEEEKKRRQQEAELKLIEEETARRVEEAIRKKVEESLNSEEIKMEIQRRLEEGRKRLLDEVESQLEKEKEAALTEARRKEEQARKEKEELEKMLEENRRKVEESQRREAEEQQRREEERYRELERIQREKEEAMRRKKQQEEEERVNQMKLLGKNKSRPKLSFAFGSK, from the exons ATGCCTAGGGACTTGTCACGGTCACGTTCGCGTTCCCCATCATATAGGAGGAGACATTCACCATCACCCAGGTATAGCAGGAGGAGCCGGAGAGAGAGAAGCCGGTCGCCATATTCTTATAGCAG aAAAAAAAGCCGCTCAATTTCTCCACGACGCCGTAAAGGTCGTTCTCCTTCTCCAAGACGGCATAAAAGCCGTTCGCCAACTCCAAGGCGGTATAAGAGGCAAAGAAGTAGGAGTTCTTCATTGTCTGCTGCCCATAAATCTTCGAGTCCAAGTCTTGGGTCATTAGAGCGGAAAAATGCAAGTGAAAAATTGAGgaaagaagaggaagagaaaaaaag GCGTCAACAAGAAGCAGAACTGAAACTGATAGAAGAAGAGACTGCTAGGAGAGTGGAAGAGGCGATTAGGAAGAAAGTTGAAGAGAGCTTGAACTCTGAGGAGATAAAGATGGAAATACAAAGGCGATTGGAGGAGGGGAGGAAGAGGCTTCTCGATGAAGTTGAATCTCAGcttgagaaagaaaaggaagctGCTCTTACTGAGGCTAGAAGAAAGGAG GAGCAAGctcgaaaagaaaaagaagaattggAGAAAATGCTCGAAGAGAACAGGAGGAAGGTGGAAGAATCTCAAAGAAGGGAAGCTGAGGAGCAGCAAAGAAGAGAGGAGGAACGTTACCGTGAACTAGAACGGATacaaagagagaaagaagaggCCATGCGAAGGAAGAAGCAACAAGAGGAGGAAGAGCGGGTAAACCAAATGAAGTTGTTGGGTAAGAACAAATCCCGGCCAAAGTTATCATTTGCCTTTGGCTCTAAATGA